A window from Bacillota bacterium encodes these proteins:
- a CDS encoding ABC transporter ATP-binding protein, translating into MAELEVDRLTKFFGGLRAVSEFHLTLQEGELVGLIGPNGAGKTTVFNLITGMIPPSAGEVRFRGDSIVGLPPYRIFQKGMARTFQNIRLFKEATVLDNVLVGLDSRPKYGSFHAAFRTGHLSGAEVKLKSEALDILETVGLREREGELARNLPYGAQRRLELARALAGRPRLLLLDEPAAGMNPAEVQEMVRLIRDLKERYGLTVLLIEHQMGVVMNLCPRIVVMDFGEIIAEGSPVEIQRNPRVLEAYLGKGAVA; encoded by the coding sequence GTGGCGGAACTGGAAGTTGACCGGTTGACCAAGTTCTTCGGCGGGCTGAGGGCCGTTTCGGAGTTCCATCTTACCCTGCAGGAGGGCGAGCTGGTCGGCCTGATCGGGCCCAACGGGGCCGGCAAGACTACCGTGTTCAACCTCATCACGGGCATGATCCCTCCCAGCGCGGGAGAGGTCCGGTTCCGCGGGGACAGCATAGTGGGCTTGCCGCCCTATCGCATATTCCAGAAGGGTATGGCCAGGACGTTCCAGAACATCCGGCTCTTCAAGGAGGCCACCGTGCTCGACAACGTGCTGGTGGGGCTGGACTCCAGGCCGAAGTACGGGTCTTTCCATGCCGCCTTCCGCACCGGGCACCTGAGTGGCGCGGAAGTGAAGTTGAAATCGGAGGCCCTCGACATCCTGGAGACGGTGGGATTGCGGGAACGGGAGGGGGAGCTGGCCAGAAACCTCCCCTATGGTGCCCAGAGGCGGCTGGAGCTGGCGCGGGCACTGGCGGGACGCCCCCGGTTGCTCCTGCTGGACGAACCGGCTGCGGGCATGAACCCGGCCGAGGTGCAGGAGATGGTGCGGTTGATCCGGGATCTCAAGGAACGGTACGGCCTGACCGTGCTACTCATCGAACACCAGATGGGCGTGGTCATGAACCTGTGCCCCCGCATCGTGGTAATGGACTTCGGAGAGATCATCGCCGAGGGTAGCCCGGTGGAGATCCAGCGTAACCCGCGGGTGCTGGAGGCGTACCTGGGGAAGGGGGCCGTGGCCTGA